From the genome of Candidatus Electrothrix communis, one region includes:
- a CDS encoding SH3 domain-containing protein — MKKNTFIILFIFVLLSSLTAGPVLARMVAVKNDNVNMRSGPSLDKDVLWKLGIGFPLKVLKKNGKWLQVKDFEGAVGWVHKDVVSRSGHMVVKAQKKNKGKINIRKKPSTKSKVVAKAYYGVVFKTLEQKKGWVKVENGKVTGWIKRSLLWGF; from the coding sequence ATGAAAAAAAATACTTTTATCATTCTATTCATTTTTGTTCTTCTGAGCAGCTTGACCGCTGGACCGGTCTTGGCCAGGATGGTTGCTGTTAAGAACGATAATGTAAATATGCGCTCCGGCCCGAGCCTGGACAAAGACGTTCTCTGGAAACTTGGTATCGGTTTTCCACTCAAGGTGTTGAAAAAAAACGGTAAATGGCTCCAGGTGAAAGACTTTGAGGGAGCTGTCGGTTGGGTGCATAAAGATGTTGTCAGCCGCTCCGGCCATATGGTCGTCAAGGCGCAAAAGAAAAACAAAGGAAAGATCAATATCCGTAAGAAGCCCAGCACCAAGAGTAAGGTGGTTGCTAAGGCCTATTATGGCGTGGTGTTTAAAACACTGGAGCAGAAAAAAGGATGGGTTAAGGTCGAGAACGGCAAAGTGACCGGCTGGATCAAGCGTTCATTGCTCTGGGGATTTTAA
- a CDS encoding MTH1187 family thiamine-binding protein, translated as MAFMQITVLPMETGKTSLSDYIADIQELLQGKDVDYEINDMGTIINGTPSALFRLAEELHACPFQHGVKRVITQIVIDERRDKKQGLGEKKGAVLSILTKRKR; from the coding sequence ATGGCATTCATGCAGATCACTGTGCTTCCGATGGAGACAGGAAAAACCAGTCTAAGTGATTACATAGCTGATATCCAAGAGCTTTTACAAGGAAAGGATGTTGATTATGAAATCAATGATATGGGAACGATCATCAATGGAACGCCATCTGCACTTTTTAGACTGGCCGAGGAACTGCATGCCTGTCCTTTTCAGCATGGAGTGAAGCGAGTTATAACGCAGATTGTTATTGATGAACGCCGGGACAAAAAACAAGGTCTCGGAGAAAAGAAAGGGGCTGTCTTGAGTATCTTGACAAAGAGGAAAAGGTAG
- a CDS encoding ParB/RepB/Spo0J family partition protein, producing the protein MSSKNVLGRGVSALLPDDMSLDEESRFFLCDIDKIEANPHQPRSNFDEEKLKQLADSIRERGIIQPLLVSSNGGNRYKLIAGERRLRAARLIGEEEVPVVIMETGGDNETLELALIENIQRQDLNPIEEAIAYSRLIEEFRLTQEEVARKVGRKRSTVTNTLRLLKLPSSLQNDVASALLSEGHARVLLRLKDNPLHMQEIRDRILQEDLSVRQTENLCRQAVQKKKQVPVEKEKKKDGLPVGYCRSLSTKLTNHFHTKVKIVQNGIRGKLEIEYSSPDDLDRLISLVSDKKSEE; encoded by the coding sequence ATGAGTTCAAAAAACGTGTTGGGTAGGGGAGTTTCCGCGCTTCTGCCGGACGATATGTCATTGGATGAGGAATCAAGGTTTTTCCTTTGCGATATAGACAAGATAGAAGCTAACCCGCATCAACCCAGGAGTAATTTTGACGAGGAAAAGCTCAAGCAGCTCGCAGATTCTATTCGCGAAAGAGGTATCATTCAGCCACTCTTGGTCAGCAGTAATGGCGGAAATCGGTACAAACTGATTGCAGGTGAGCGTCGCCTCAGAGCTGCCCGCCTGATAGGTGAAGAAGAAGTACCTGTCGTTATTATGGAGACCGGAGGCGATAACGAGACATTAGAGTTAGCTCTGATTGAAAATATTCAGCGCCAGGATCTCAATCCTATTGAAGAGGCTATCGCCTACTCTCGCCTTATTGAAGAGTTTCGTTTGACGCAGGAAGAAGTTGCCCGTAAGGTAGGAAGAAAGCGTTCTACGGTGACCAACACACTCAGGTTATTGAAACTTCCATCCTCACTGCAAAACGACGTGGCAAGCGCATTGCTTTCCGAAGGACATGCGAGGGTACTCCTTCGGCTGAAGGATAATCCTCTCCATATGCAGGAGATCAGGGATCGTATTCTGCAAGAGGATCTTTCTGTTCGTCAGACCGAAAACCTCTGCCGTCAAGCGGTCCAAAAAAAGAAGCAGGTCCCTGTAGAAAAAGAAAAGAAAAAAGATGGGCTACCAGTTGGTTACTGTCGATCTCTATCAACAAAGTTAACCAATCATTTTCATACCAAAGTGAAAATTGTCCAGAACGGAATACGCGGTAAATTAGAGATTGAGTATTCGTCCCCTGACGATCTTGACCGTCTGATCAGCTTGGTGTCTGATAAAAAGAGTGAAGAATAA
- a CDS encoding AAA family ATPase, with amino-acid sequence MKSKIVVLANQKGGVGKTTTAINLAAVLATKGKKVLLVDSDPQGNASSGVGLFNADPEKHLYNCYMGSPNTIDCIQGTSIKNLSILAASIDLVGVEIELISKENREKQLRKILKEVRELYDYIIIDCPPSLGLLTINGLTAADSVLIPMQCEYFAMEGLAQLINTIRKVRKSLNRGLYIEGLLMSMFDQRNSLTHKVSDEIKKHFNEQVFKTIIPRNVRLSESPSHGKTIIEYDKNCAGAKAFNKLGNEFLRKNRKTQ; translated from the coding sequence ATGAAATCAAAAATAGTTGTACTTGCAAACCAGAAAGGTGGCGTAGGGAAAACGACCACAGCGATTAACCTTGCTGCTGTCTTGGCAACAAAAGGGAAAAAGGTGTTGCTTGTTGATTCAGATCCTCAGGGAAATGCGTCAAGCGGAGTTGGGCTGTTTAATGCCGACCCAGAAAAACATCTCTATAATTGCTATATGGGATCCCCAAACACGATAGACTGTATTCAGGGTACCAGCATCAAAAATCTCTCCATTCTTGCGGCATCCATAGATTTGGTCGGGGTTGAAATAGAACTTATTTCAAAAGAAAATCGGGAAAAACAATTACGAAAGATCCTTAAAGAAGTTCGAGAACTCTACGATTATATCATTATTGACTGCCCCCCCTCTCTCGGACTCTTGACAATTAACGGCTTGACAGCAGCGGACTCCGTTCTTATACCCATGCAATGTGAATATTTTGCCATGGAGGGCTTGGCTCAGCTGATCAATACTATTCGCAAGGTGAGAAAAAGTTTAAATAGGGGGCTTTATATTGAAGGTTTGCTAATGAGCATGTTTGATCAACGCAACAGCTTGACCCATAAGGTCTCAGATGAAATAAAAAAACATTTCAACGAGCAGGTCTTCAAAACAATTATACCGAGGAATGTACGATTGAGTGAAAGCCCCAGCCACGGTAAGACGATTATTGAGTACGATAAGAACTGCGCAGGTGCTAAGGCCTTTAATAAGCTTGGTAATGAGTTCTTACGAAAAAACAGGAAAACGCAATGA
- the nadB gene encoding L-aspartate oxidase, with protein MFLTDILIIGSGVAGLSFALKVSSFARVTLVTKKQSADTATNLAQGGIAAVLSKHDRLENHIQDTLTSGDGLCHRAIVETVVEEGAGRVRELVDLGVSFQQGKEGEEFDLGMEGGHSARRVAHAKDMTGREIERALLAQVQDNEQIEILENHMAVDLLMESKAAKKSTGGKDRCIGAYVLNRATGEVETWRAGVTVLCTGGSGKVYLYTTNPDIATGDGVAMAYRAGAKVADLEFVQFHPTCFFNAKVKNFLVSEAVRGEGGVLINEKGQPFMRQYDQRGDLATRDAVARGIDTEMKKSGADCVYLDIMHKGQAFLEHRFPTIYGTCKKYGVDISQEPIPVVPAAHYMCGGVLTDKWGVSSVNNLLALGETACTGLHGANRLASNSLLEAVVFAHRAAQWVKKHWFEITHQESRPVQDWRTGRAQSIEENVLISHNWDQVRRLMWNYVGIVRSKKRLQLVERRMRPILIETKEHFYNYLLTPDLIELRNIVLMADLIIKSASLRRESRGLHYLLDYPERDDVLFDKDTILEKTKDE; from the coding sequence ATGTTTTTGACAGATATACTCATTATCGGCAGCGGGGTAGCAGGGTTATCCTTTGCCCTCAAAGTATCCTCCTTTGCCCGTGTTACTCTGGTTACCAAAAAACAAAGTGCGGACACCGCAACCAATCTCGCTCAAGGCGGAATAGCAGCAGTCCTCTCCAAACATGACCGGTTAGAGAATCATATTCAGGATACGCTTACATCAGGAGACGGCCTCTGTCATCGCGCCATTGTCGAGACAGTGGTGGAAGAGGGGGCTGGTCGAGTCCGTGAATTGGTTGATCTCGGGGTGAGTTTTCAGCAGGGAAAAGAAGGGGAGGAATTTGATCTTGGGATGGAAGGCGGGCATTCAGCCCGGCGGGTTGCTCATGCTAAGGATATGACCGGTAGAGAAATTGAACGCGCTTTACTGGCCCAGGTGCAGGATAATGAGCAGATAGAAATACTGGAAAATCATATGGCCGTAGATCTCCTGATGGAATCCAAGGCCGCAAAGAAGTCCACAGGTGGTAAAGATCGCTGTATCGGGGCCTACGTCCTGAATCGGGCAACCGGTGAGGTGGAGACTTGGCGAGCAGGGGTAACAGTCCTCTGCACAGGCGGCAGCGGTAAGGTCTATTTGTACACCACAAATCCTGATATCGCCACAGGAGATGGTGTTGCTATGGCTTACCGCGCCGGAGCAAAAGTTGCTGATTTGGAGTTTGTCCAATTTCATCCGACCTGTTTTTTTAATGCAAAGGTGAAAAATTTTCTCGTCTCCGAAGCCGTACGAGGGGAGGGCGGTGTCCTGATTAATGAAAAAGGGCAGCCGTTTATGCGCCAATACGACCAGCGAGGGGATTTAGCGACAAGAGATGCTGTTGCCCGTGGCATTGATACAGAGATGAAAAAAAGCGGCGCAGACTGCGTCTACCTGGATATTATGCATAAGGGTCAGGCTTTTTTGGAGCACCGTTTTCCGACTATCTACGGAACCTGTAAAAAATACGGTGTTGATATCAGTCAGGAGCCTATTCCGGTGGTACCAGCAGCACATTATATGTGCGGTGGCGTGCTGACAGATAAATGGGGCGTCAGTTCGGTTAATAATCTTCTTGCTCTTGGAGAGACTGCCTGTACAGGACTGCACGGGGCGAATCGTCTAGCCAGTAATTCCCTGCTGGAAGCGGTGGTTTTTGCCCACCGGGCAGCGCAATGGGTCAAAAAACACTGGTTTGAAATAACCCATCAGGAAAGCAGGCCAGTCCAGGACTGGCGGACAGGCAGGGCACAGTCTATTGAGGAGAACGTCCTGATTAGCCATAACTGGGATCAGGTGCGACGCCTGATGTGGAACTATGTTGGTATAGTACGCAGTAAGAAACGGCTCCAGCTTGTAGAACGGCGTATGCGTCCGATTCTTATTGAAACCAAAGAGCATTTTTATAATTATCTGCTCACTCCAGACCTGATTGAGCTCCGCAATATTGTTCTTATGGCTGACTTAATTATCAAAAGTGCGTCTCTACGCAGAGAGTCACGGGGGCTGCATTACCTGCTTGATTACCCGGAAAGGGACGACGTCCTCTTTGACAAAGATACGATTCTGGAAAAGACCAAGGACGAATAA
- a CDS encoding adenosylcobalamin-dependent ribonucleoside-diphosphate reductase — protein sequence MGKDMSSNISRQLLTETAETVLARRYYLKDGNGNVLENWDSLCRRVADAVAAVDNELGDYEAIREDFFNMIHRLDFLPNSPCLMNAGTDLGQLSACFVLPVDDSMDGIFTSIRNGALVHKTGGGTGYSFSRLRPKNSAVRSTQGVASGPLSFAAVFDAATETIKQGGKRRGANMGVLRVDHPDIMGFVSAKEDQDKFTNFNFSVAITDAFMDAVKTNSDYDLIDPSDNRVVDSLNAAKVFGKIVDLAWHNGEPGVLFIDAANRSNPTPQLGEFEATNPCGEQWLLPYESCNLGSINLGQYIREGKMDFERLGKTVKTAVRFLDNVIDCNRFPIPEIADMTRKTRKIGLGVMGMHDMLIQLGLPYGGKEGREASAEITRFIREQAEMASIDLAETKGTFPAYDPKINDYPARRNAALTSIQPTGTVSMIADCASGCEPYFSVVMEKNVMDGDRFLMVNKHFEAVARKEGFFSDTLMKKVARTGTVVGHDEIPAKWQNIFRAAQDITPEEHIRMQGALQTNGVDSSISKTINLPASASKEDVRLSYMLGFELGCKGLTVYRDGSRDSQVLNTGSSDKKKTATVSSQGSLHKKELPDVLSAKRYRLKDANGNTIYIIVCFGENETPMEVFAKFPFDNRVDLKDKSTMWTTTCRLVSLALRYQIPIEEIIKQLDRSSGHMLDLPAQLGKLLKSFMAGTRNGFSSSCPECPGALVFEEGCEVCRECGYSKCS from the coding sequence ATGGGAAAAGATATGAGCAGCAATATCTCTCGACAGCTTCTGACAGAGACTGCGGAAACTGTCTTGGCACGTCGTTATTATCTTAAAGATGGGAACGGCAATGTGCTGGAAAATTGGGATTCCCTCTGTCGACGAGTTGCAGACGCTGTCGCAGCAGTTGACAACGAGTTGGGAGATTATGAGGCTATTCGGGAAGATTTTTTTAATATGATCCACCGCCTCGATTTTCTGCCCAATTCTCCCTGCCTCATGAATGCTGGAACAGATCTTGGTCAGCTCTCTGCCTGTTTTGTTCTCCCTGTGGATGACTCTATGGATGGAATCTTCACCTCTATTCGTAACGGTGCCTTGGTCCATAAAACCGGCGGTGGGACCGGCTATTCTTTTTCCCGGCTTCGCCCAAAAAATTCTGCTGTCCGTTCCACCCAAGGAGTCGCTTCCGGACCGCTCAGCTTTGCAGCGGTTTTTGATGCCGCCACAGAGACCATCAAGCAAGGTGGGAAACGGCGTGGGGCAAACATGGGGGTTTTACGGGTTGATCACCCTGATATAATGGGGTTTGTATCTGCCAAAGAAGATCAAGATAAATTTACCAATTTTAATTTCTCTGTGGCAATCACCGATGCCTTCATGGATGCGGTTAAAACGAACAGCGATTACGACCTGATTGATCCTTCGGACAACCGAGTTGTGGACTCCTTAAATGCGGCCAAGGTCTTTGGTAAAATTGTTGATCTTGCTTGGCATAACGGAGAGCCCGGCGTCCTCTTTATTGATGCGGCCAATCGAAGTAATCCAACCCCGCAGCTGGGAGAATTCGAGGCAACCAATCCTTGTGGTGAACAATGGCTACTTCCCTATGAGTCTTGCAATCTCGGCTCCATCAATCTGGGGCAGTATATCCGCGAGGGTAAGATGGATTTTGAACGTCTCGGCAAAACCGTGAAAACAGCAGTACGCTTTCTCGATAATGTGATTGACTGTAATCGCTTTCCTATCCCGGAGATTGCTGATATGACACGAAAGACGAGAAAAATCGGACTTGGTGTTATGGGAATGCATGATATGCTTATCCAGCTGGGACTTCCCTATGGCGGAAAAGAGGGCCGAGAGGCATCAGCCGAGATAACGCGCTTTATTCGTGAGCAAGCTGAAATGGCTTCTATTGATCTTGCTGAAACAAAAGGGACTTTTCCTGCCTATGATCCAAAGATCAATGATTATCCAGCTCGTCGTAACGCCGCCCTGACCTCCATCCAACCCACAGGAACCGTGTCGATGATTGCTGATTGCGCCTCAGGTTGTGAGCCATATTTTTCTGTGGTTATGGAAAAAAATGTTATGGACGGTGATCGCTTCCTGATGGTCAATAAGCATTTTGAGGCTGTGGCCCGCAAAGAGGGCTTTTTCTCAGATACGCTGATGAAGAAAGTTGCCCGTACCGGGACTGTTGTCGGACATGATGAAATTCCTGCAAAATGGCAAAATATCTTCCGCGCTGCCCAAGATATTACCCCGGAGGAGCATATTCGAATGCAGGGAGCCTTGCAGACCAATGGGGTGGACTCATCCATCAGTAAGACCATCAATCTGCCTGCTTCGGCCAGCAAAGAGGATGTACGTTTATCCTACATGCTCGGTTTTGAATTGGGCTGTAAAGGGCTGACTGTCTACCGGGACGGTTCCCGTGATTCCCAGGTACTTAATACGGGTAGCTCTGATAAGAAAAAGACAGCCACTGTTTCCAGCCAAGGATCTCTTCATAAAAAAGAACTGCCCGATGTTCTCAGTGCGAAGCGCTACCGCCTGAAAGACGCCAACGGGAACACCATCTATATCATAGTTTGTTTTGGTGAAAATGAGACGCCGATGGAGGTCTTTGCCAAGTTCCCCTTTGATAATCGGGTCGACCTGAAAGACAAGTCCACCATGTGGACAACTACCTGCCGTCTGGTCTCTCTGGCTTTGCGCTACCAGATTCCCATAGAGGAGATTATCAAACAACTTGATCGCTCCAGCGGACATATGCTTGACTTACCCGCCCAGTTGGGTAAACTGCTCAAATCGTTTATGGCCGGAACCCGGAACGGGTTTTCGTCTTCATGCCCGGAATGTCCTGGTGCCTTAGTCTTTGAAGAAGGCTGCGAGGTCTGCCGGGAATGCGGCTACTCTAAGTGCTCCTGA
- a CDS encoding SEC-C domain-containing protein, translating into MAKIQRNQSCPCGSGKKHKHCCLILHQAGHSPSPMQQMKVSLLGEIAKIQRDAAEFKARVYQLGVFIFFSMENGDAWVLEVTDSDAVQVANQGQAHKPPVTEDKERIVVDWSHNFALQDKRLFMTGYSDGTEQEILAAPTQQINAALRRIMKQYPKELLNKIHIRDEEDIASA; encoded by the coding sequence ATGGCGAAAATACAGAGAAATCAGTCTTGCCCCTGCGGATCTGGGAAAAAACACAAACATTGTTGTTTAATCCTGCACCAAGCCGGACACTCCCCCTCTCCCATGCAGCAGATGAAGGTCTCTTTATTGGGAGAGATAGCTAAAATTCAGCGAGATGCTGCTGAGTTCAAAGCCCGGGTTTATCAACTCGGTGTCTTTATTTTTTTCAGCATGGAAAATGGAGACGCCTGGGTGCTGGAGGTAACAGACAGTGATGCAGTTCAGGTGGCAAACCAAGGGCAGGCGCATAAACCGCCGGTGACGGAAGATAAAGAGCGGATAGTGGTGGACTGGAGTCATAATTTTGCCCTTCAGGATAAACGTCTTTTTATGACAGGGTATAGCGATGGGACGGAGCAAGAAATTCTTGCAGCTCCGACCCAGCAGATCAATGCTGCTCTTCGCAGAATCATGAAGCAGTATCCCAAAGAACTGCTGAATAAGATTCATATACGTGACGAGGAAGACATAGCATCTGCCTAG
- a CDS encoding phosphopantetheine-binding protein → MTRDELQERIIRILTEDFEFENPGLNDNLRDVHNFDSIDAIELLGKIELILETTLTREEKEQAMEIRTINDILDYIEKIIRFRAE, encoded by the coding sequence ATGACCAGAGATGAATTGCAAGAACGTATCATAAGGATTCTGACAGAGGATTTTGAGTTTGAAAATCCCGGCTTGAATGATAATCTCCGCGATGTTCATAATTTCGACAGCATTGATGCCATTGAGTTGCTTGGCAAAATAGAACTTATCCTGGAAACTACCCTCACCAGAGAGGAAAAAGAACAGGCTATGGAGATCAGGACGATCAATGATATTCTTGATTATATAGAAAAAATAATCCGTTTTCGTGCCGAATAA
- a CDS encoding beta-ketoacyl synthase N-terminal-like domain-containing protein produces the protein MTRRVVITACSAITPIGYGKDEIVKNLRQGKSGVAPLRDDGLLSGHIHSRVFGTVSYPIEYDFQRYYRKTMGPVAYYACQVAKDVLAQSGLDEEFITSGRLGVAFGSTHGSPTVQRDIYKTFFNECDTKLSSIGAVDYLRSMVHTTAVNITRMFGITGRVISSSTACTTSSQSIGYGYEAVKFGMQDAMLCGGADEYDTTTVAVFDNLLACSVKYNDTPECTPRPFDSKRDGLVVGEGGGAVMLEEYEFAKKRGATILGEIIGFACNNNGGDLILPNHKGIEATLRLALDNAAITPDAVDFISAHATATKMGDVIEAQATHSVYGDRPLVSGLKSYMGHTMATCGVIELILTLYMMEQGFVAPTLNLDEVDERCAMLRHCREITETEIQTAAIQNFAFGGVNTCVLVKNGDSVEPGH, from the coding sequence ATGACAAGACGCGTCGTCATCACCGCCTGTTCCGCAATTACGCCCATCGGCTACGGTAAAGATGAAATTGTAAAGAATCTCAGGCAGGGCAAATCCGGGGTAGCCCCGCTTCGTGATGATGGCCTGCTGAGCGGGCATATCCACTCCCGCGTCTTTGGGACTGTGAGCTACCCCATCGAATACGATTTTCAGCGCTATTATCGCAAAACCATGGGGCCAGTGGCCTATTATGCCTGTCAGGTGGCTAAAGATGTATTGGCACAGTCTGGATTAGACGAAGAGTTTATCACCTCCGGTCGCCTCGGGGTCGCATTCGGTTCAACCCACGGCAGCCCCACAGTTCAGCGTGATATCTACAAGACGTTTTTCAACGAATGCGACACTAAACTCTCCTCCATCGGTGCGGTGGATTATCTCCGTTCCATGGTGCATACCACAGCGGTCAATATCACCCGAATGTTCGGCATCACCGGGCGGGTTATCTCCTCATCCACGGCCTGCACCACCAGCAGCCAATCCATCGGCTACGGATATGAGGCCGTTAAATTCGGTATGCAGGATGCCATGCTCTGCGGCGGAGCGGATGAGTACGACACCACCACGGTGGCAGTATTTGATAATTTGCTGGCCTGCTCTGTAAAGTATAACGACACCCCGGAATGTACACCAAGGCCTTTTGACAGCAAACGGGATGGCTTGGTTGTCGGGGAAGGCGGCGGTGCCGTGATGCTGGAGGAATACGAGTTCGCCAAAAAACGCGGCGCAACCATCTTAGGAGAAATCATCGGCTTTGCCTGCAATAATAACGGCGGCGATCTTATCCTTCCCAACCATAAAGGCATTGAAGCAACCCTGCGCCTTGCCCTTGATAATGCAGCAATCACCCCGGATGCTGTGGATTTTATCAGTGCCCATGCCACAGCGACCAAGATGGGGGATGTCATTGAGGCCCAGGCCACGCATTCCGTGTACGGCGACAGACCGCTTGTCAGCGGCCTGAAAAGTTACATGGGCCATACCATGGCAACCTGTGGGGTCATTGAGTTGATTCTGACCCTCTACATGATGGAACAGGGATTTGTTGCTCCCACCCTAAATCTGGATGAGGTGGACGAACGCTGTGCCATGCTCCGCCATTGCCGAGAAATCACAGAAACCGAAATCCAAACAGCGGCTATTCAAAATTTTGCCTTCGGCGGAGTGAATACCTGTGTGTTGGTAAAAAATGGAGACAGTGTTGAGCCGGGGCATTGA
- a CDS encoding lysophospholipid acyltransferase family protein — translation METVLSRGIDFCITLVYWAWFLFGFLFFFIWRYLAAALFAQDTEIAFQRLNSRFFQILLSIIRRTAPGQKILIDDEVANIRSSVIICNHLSYLDPLLLISLYPRQRTIVKPRFFMMPIFGQLVAKSGYLPGEGAGRFSRLMVRQMDSMPEYLRAGGNLFVFPEGTRSRDGKAGTMQKGAIKIARLIGAPVYLLHVQNTDKLFPPGKFLFATQRKNTVTLKVLERIETDDSSPPSTAELMQQIEEAYHSA, via the coding sequence ATGGAGACAGTGTTGAGCCGGGGCATTGACTTCTGCATAACTCTTGTTTACTGGGCCTGGTTTCTCTTCGGCTTCCTTTTCTTTTTTATCTGGCGATATCTTGCTGCGGCCCTGTTTGCCCAGGATACAGAGATCGCCTTCCAGCGACTGAACAGCCGTTTCTTTCAAATCCTTCTTAGTATCATCCGGCGAACTGCTCCAGGACAAAAAATACTGATTGATGACGAGGTGGCGAATATTCGTTCCTCTGTGATTATCTGCAATCATCTTTCCTACCTGGACCCTCTGCTCCTTATCTCCCTCTATCCCCGCCAGCGAACCATTGTCAAGCCTCGCTTTTTCATGATGCCGATTTTTGGTCAACTCGTTGCCAAATCAGGGTATCTGCCAGGTGAAGGGGCAGGGCGATTCTCCCGGCTCATGGTCCGCCAGATGGATAGTATGCCGGAATATCTGCGAGCAGGAGGTAATCTCTTTGTCTTTCCCGAAGGAACACGGAGCCGCGATGGAAAGGCTGGCACCATGCAGAAGGGGGCAATAAAAATCGCCCGGCTCATCGGTGCTCCTGTTTATCTCCTCCATGTGCAAAATACGGATAAACTCTTTCCCCCGGGAAAATTTCTCTTTGCAACACAAAGGAAAAATACAGTCACCCTTAAGGTGCTGGAACGGATAGAGACCGACGACTCATCCCCGCCTTCCACAGCAGAACTCATGCAACAGATAGAGGAGGCCTACCACAGCGCATAA
- a CDS encoding radical SAM protein, whose protein sequence is MKVILISMPDVAPILIHEAALHLPNHGIASVGGNIDSEHEVLLIDLVRKRRSIRKYLTKVIEKIKPDLVGLSAMAWQYDTCIRIARLIKSLLPEVKIVIGGYHATLMHEEIATSQEAQVLDFMIRGEGEEACRRLVNALAGQDELAGIPSLSYKKDEEFVHNPRGENLDLSTLKLPIRDKRRLTWGYHMVHSKIEVIETSRGCTRSCNFCSMKHMYGRSFRVFPIERVLQDIDDIYFRKKTRCIFITDDNIVLNQARLMALCDAIMARAYKGLKLFVQADCISIAKNEEMVAKMAAAGFASVFLGIENVSRKNLSTACKGDIIASAKKAVENCHKYGIMVIGGLIFGFPEDTEVSIKENYEFFKDLQCDAAYCQILTPYPKTGIREHLLEQGLVTNPADYKKYNGLWANVRTKYLDSAQLHYQFWYQRQVVLSWWNPSSQAGKQDWLWIFIWRFLFKPFLKLRYVLQFKKDDWTDRYQQEVKRLNRMNRFADLEEFGE, encoded by the coding sequence ATGAAGGTTATTTTGATATCCATGCCCGATGTTGCGCCGATTCTCATCCATGAAGCGGCCCTTCATCTGCCTAATCACGGCATCGCCAGTGTGGGAGGGAATATTGATTCTGAGCATGAGGTATTGCTTATTGATTTGGTGCGCAAACGCCGCTCAATCAGAAAGTATCTGACCAAGGTCATTGAAAAAATAAAACCAGATCTTGTCGGACTTTCAGCCATGGCCTGGCAGTATGACACCTGTATTCGGATAGCCCGACTGATCAAAAGCCTGCTGCCCGAGGTCAAAATTGTTATTGGCGGTTATCATGCCACCCTCATGCATGAGGAAATAGCAACCTCCCAAGAAGCACAAGTACTTGATTTTATGATCCGGGGCGAAGGGGAGGAGGCCTGCCGTCGTTTGGTCAACGCCCTTGCTGGTCAAGATGAGCTGGCAGGCATCCCCTCGCTCTCCTATAAAAAGGACGAGGAGTTTGTCCATAATCCCAGAGGGGAAAACCTGGATCTCAGCACCTTGAAGTTGCCTATCCGTGATAAGCGTCGCTTGACCTGGGGCTATCATATGGTGCATTCCAAGATTGAGGTGATTGAGACCTCGCGGGGCTGTACCCGATCATGCAATTTTTGCTCAATGAAGCATATGTATGGGCGCAGTTTCAGAGTCTTTCCCATTGAGCGCGTTTTGCAGGATATCGACGACATCTATTTTAGGAAAAAAACGCGCTGCATCTTTATCACGGATGATAATATCGTCCTGAATCAGGCCCGGCTCATGGCGCTCTGTGATGCAATCATGGCCAGGGCGTACAAAGGGCTGAAGCTCTTTGTACAGGCGGACTGTATTTCCATAGCAAAGAATGAAGAGATGGTGGCCAAAATGGCAGCAGCAGGCTTTGCCTCTGTCTTTCTCGGTATTGAAAATGTCTCACGAAAGAATTTGAGCACGGCCTGTAAAGGTGATATTATTGCTTCGGCAAAAAAGGCGGTTGAAAACTGCCATAAATATGGGATAATGGTTATTGGCGGCCTGATATTCGGATTTCCTGAAGATACAGAGGTGTCTATCAAGGAAAATTATGAATTTTTCAAGGACCTTCAGTGCGATGCTGCGTATTGCCAGATTCTGACCCCGTATCCAAAAACTGGGATCCGTGAGCATCTTCTTGAACAGGGACTGGTCACAAATCCAGCGGACTATAAAAAATACAATGGGTTATGGGCCAATGTGCGGACAAAATATTTAGATTCGGCTCAACTCCACTATCAGTTTTGGTATCAGCGGCAGGTCGTGCTGAGCTGGTGGAATCCCTCATCACAGGCGGGAAAGCAGGATTGGCTGTGGATATTCATCTGGCGTTTCCTGTTTAAACCCTTTTTGAAACTCCGCTATGTACTGCAATTTAAAAAAGACGATTGGACAGATCGTTATCAACAGGAGGTCAAGCGCTTGAATCGAATGAACAGGTTTGCTGATCTTGAAGAGTTCGGAGAATAA